The Osmerus eperlanus chromosome 15, fOsmEpe2.1, whole genome shotgun sequence genome includes a window with the following:
- the myom1b gene encoding myomesin-1 isoform X6: protein MSGSIPFYQKNHRHYDRGYRSKEMESAVSQYQASSSSYAARSSSTSRGLRVSSYSGLEESRLSPIPKRSKPTYLAVDRENQIIGYVVPIFRGSQEFASGLSDTEEARMKESAGHMARRNLFTSGLEMERTEQSSRKTAMRESAERISLSKRIHENEEYHKRMNEDSLMHTPEFVIKPRSHTVWEKQCVRLHCTVSGWPDPRVVWYKNNVTIDPLAQPGKYKLVSSYNVHSLEINRCDFDDTAQYRASAMNSKGELSAFASVVVKRFKGEVDEALPSPRSSAASGSKDGIVSEYGITFQTHIVEKFDVAFGREGETLSLGCTVIIYPNLQRYQPEVQWYRDDVLLSPSKWTHMHWSGDRATMTLTHLNKEDEGLYTLRITTKSGYETHSAYVFVRDADAEVEGAPGAPLDVRCQDANKDYVIVTWKQPAVDRGSSIMGYFVDRCEVGTTHWSQCNDTPIKFARFPVTGLVEGRSYTFRVRAVNKSGMSRPSRASEPVAAMDPGDRARMRGTSAPWTGQIIVTEEEPAEGVVPGVPAELEVTEATKNYVVLSWKPPGERGHEGVMYYVEKCVSGTDSWQRVNTEIPVKSPRFALFDLAEGKSYSFRVRCCNSAGVGEPSNPTEPTTVGDKLDIPAPPGRVVPIRNTDTSVVVSWEASREAKELVGYYIEASIVGSNVWEPCNNKPVKATRFICHGLVTGETYVFKVKAVNAAGLSESSQESEPIEVKAAIATPAPPYGISVLECVRDAMVLAWKQPAFIGGADITGYFVDYRQVVEGVVGKWHEANIKSVTDRAYRVSDLKENMKYQFQVRAANMAGVGIPSLSSETFTCAEWTIAVPGPPHDLQAMEVRSTSLVLLWKPPVYQGRDEVNGFYIDIKEAEAPLEAWRGVNEKATDKKYMKIKILKEGETYVFRVRAQNKAGVGKASEPTEPVLAQTKPGTKDIVVDVDDDGVISMNFECANLTPDSKFVWSKNYEEITDETRITMETKGNKSKATFKTPAEDDLGIYSCLVTHTDGASSSYTLSAEELKKLLEISHDHKFPIIPLKTELAVELLEKGKVRFWLQAEKISANGKVEYVFNDNVVSQGEKYKMNFDKNTGVIEMTMESLTPADEGTFTFQLQDGKATNQSSLVLIGDVFKQLQKESEFQRKEWFRKQGPHFVEYLRYEVTPECCVVLKCKVGNIKKETVALWYKDGREIKADEHLTFSEGVLTLEIAQISKKDAGIYEVILKDDRGKDSSTLNLTDQGFKNMMNEVFSVIANSSTALKIQSTEEGIRLYSFVSYYNDELHVTWHHKDAAIAFTDRIKCGVVGEQLWLQISDPTDKDKGKYAIEFFDGKGGLRRTVELSGQAFDDAYAEFQRLKAAAIAERNRARVAGGLPDVVTIQEGKALNLTCNISGDPLPEVTWLKNDREMVSDDHYILKFESGKFASFTISTVNTADSGKYSILVKNKYGTESGDFTVSVFMPDDVGGKKK, encoded by the exons ATGTCGGGATCCATACCTTTCTACCAGAAGAACCATCGCCACTATGATCGTGGCTACCGCAGCAAGGAGATGGAGTCGGCTGTGAGCCAATACcaggccagcagcagcagctacgCCGCCCgtagcagcagcaccagcagggg TCTTAGAGTGTCTTCCTACTCTGGGCTGGAGGAAAGCAGACTGAGCCCAATACCCAAGAGATCCAAGCCCACCTACCTGGCTGTGGACAGAGAGAATCAAATTATTGGTTATGTAGTGCCCATCTTCAGGGGCAG TCAGGAGTTTGCCAGTGGGCTTTCTGACACAGAGGAGGCCAGGATGAAGGAGAGCGCTGGGCACATGGCCCGGAGGAACCTGTTCACCAGTGggttggagatggagaggactGAACAGAGCTCCAGGAAGACGGCCATGCGCGAGTCGGCCGAGCGCATCTCTCTGAGCAAAAGG ATTCATGAAAACGAGGAGTACCACAAGCGCATGAACGAGGACAGCCTGATGCATACCCCAGAGTTTGTGATTAAGCCTCGCTCCCACACGGTGTGGGAGAAGCAGTGCGTACGTCTGCACTGCACTGTCTCCGGGTGGCCCGACCCAAGAGTCGTCTG GTACAAAAACAATGTGACAATTGACCCCCTTGCCCAACCGGGCAAGTACAAGCTCGTCAGCAGCTATAATGTGCACTCACTGGAGATCAACAG ATGTGACTTTGATGACACGGCACAGTATCGTGCGTCTGCCATGAACTCCAAAGGAGAGCTCTCCGCCTTCGCTTCTGTTGTTGTTAAGA GATTCAAGGGAGAAGTGGATGAAGCTCTCCCTTCACCCAGAT CAAGTGCAGCAAGCGGTTCTAAAG ACGGCATCGTGTCTGAGTATGGCATCACCTTCCAGACCCATATTGTGGAGAAGTTTGACGTGGCGTTCGGCCGGGAGGGGGAGACCCTGAGCCTGGGCTGCACTGTCATCATCTACCCCAACCTCCAGCGCTACCAGCCTGAGGTGCAGTGGTACAGAGACG AcgttctcctgtctccctccaagTGGACCCACATGCACTGGAGTGGTGACCGGGCCACCATGACCCTGACACACCTGAACAAGGAGGATGAGGGCCTGTACACGCTGCGCATCACCACCAAGAGCGGCTATGAAACCCACTCTGCCTACGTCTTCGTCAGAG ACGCTGATGCGGAGGTGGAAGGGGCTCCTGGTGCTCCTCTGGACGTCCGCTGTCAGGATGCCAACAAGGACTATGTCATCGTGACCTGGAAGCAGCCAGCGGTGGACAGAGGAAGCTCAATCATGGGATATTTCGTGGACAG ATGTGAGGTTGGCACTACCCACTGGAGCCAGTGCAATGACACCCCCATCAAGTTTGCCCGCTTCCCCGTGACCGGTCTGGTCGAGGGGCGTTCCTACACCTTCCGCGTCCGCGCTGTAAACAAGTCCGGCATGAGCCGCCCATCCCGCGCCTCCGAGCCCGTGGCCGCCATGGACCCGGGTGACCGCGCCCGCATGAGAG GCACCTCTGCCCCCTGGACCGGTCAGATCATCGTGACAGAGGAGGAGCCCGCCG AGGGCGTGGTTCCCGGTGTTCCAGCTGAGCTGGAGGTGACTGAGGCCACCAAGAACTATGTGGTGCTGAGCTGGAAGCCTCCTGGTGAGAGAGGCCATGAGGGCGTCATGTACTACGTGGAGAAG tgtgtgtctggcaccGACAGCTGGCAGAGGGTGAACACAGAGATCCCGGTTAAGTCTCCTCGCTTCGCCCTGTTCGACCTGGCCGAGGGGAAGTCATACAGCTTCCGTGTGCGCTGCTGCAACTCTGCTGGCGTGGGCGAGCCCTCCAACCCCACCGAACCCACCACTGTGGGAGACAAGCTGG ATATCCCAGCTCCCCCTGGTCGTGTGGTGCCCatcaggaacacagacacatccgTGGTGGTGTCCTGGGAGGCTTCCCGTGAGGCCAAGGAGCTGGTGGGATACTACATTGAGGCCAGCATTGTGGGCAGCAATGTCTGGGAGCCCtgcaacaacaagcctgtcaaaGCAACCAG GTTCATCTGCCACGGTCTGGTCACAGGAGAGACCTACGTGTTCAAGGTGAAGGCTGTGAACGCTGCAGGGCTCAGCGAGAGCTCTCAGGAGTCTGAGCCTATTGAGGTGAAGGCTGCTATTG CGACCCCTGCCCCGCCCTATGGCATCAGTGTTCTGGAGTGCGTGCGTGACGCCATGGTGCTGGCCTGGAAGCAGCCGGCGTTCATCGGTGGGGCGGACATCACCGGGTACTTCGTGGACTACCGGCAGGTCGTCGAGGGAGTGGTGGGGAAGTGGCACGAGGCCAACATCAAGTCTGTCACTGACAGAGCCTACAGG GTGTCAGATCTGAAGGAGAACATGAAGTACCAGTTCCAGGTACGGGCTGCCAACATGGCAGGTGTGGGCATCCCCTCTTTGTCCAGTGAAACATTTACATGTGCGGAGTGGACCATCGCTGTGCCAG GACCCCCCCATGACCTGCAGGCCATGGAGGTACGCAGCACCTCCCTGGTGTTGCTGTGGAAACCACCCGTGTACCAGGGTCGTGATGAGGTCAACGGATTCTACATTGACATAAAGGAGGCTGAGGCACCGTTGGAGGCGTGGAGAGGAGTCAACGAGAAAGCCACAGACAAGAAGTACATGAAG ATCAAAAtcctgaaggagggagagacctaTGTGTTCCGTGTACGTGCACAGAACAAGGCCGGTGTTGGAAAGGCCTCCGAACCTACAGAACCAGTCCTGGCCCAGACCAAACCAG GTACCAAGGATATAGTCGTGGACGTTGATGATGATGGAGTGATCTCCATGAACTTCGAGTGCGCAAACCTGACCCCAGACTCTAAATTTGTGTGGTCCAAAAACTACGAAGAAATCACAGATGAGACCCGCATTACCATGGAAACCAAAGGCAACAA GTCAAAAGCCACCTTTAAAACACCTGCTGAAGACGATCTGGGCATTTACTCTTGTTTGGTCACCCACACGGATGGGGCTTCATCCAGCTACACTCTCTCCGCAGAGG AGCTGAAGAAGCTGCTTGAGATCAGTCACGACCACAAGTTCCCAA TTATTCCCCTGAAGACAGAGCTTGCAGtggagctgctggagaaggGCAAGGTTCGCTTCTGGCTGCAGGCTGAGAAGATCTCAGCCAACGGCAAAGTGGAATACGTGTTCAACGATAACGTTGTCTCTCAGGGCGAG AAGTACAAGATGAACTTTGACAAGAACACAGGTGTGATTGAGATGACCATGGAGTCCCTGACACCTGCAGACGAGGGGACCTTTACCTTCCAGCTGCAGGACGGCAAGGCCACCAACCAGTCTAGCCTGGTGCTCATTGGAGATG TGTTCAAGCAGCTGCAGAAGGAGTCTGAGTTCCAGAGGAAAGAGTGGTTCAGAAAGCAAG GTCCTCACTTTGTGGAGTACCTGAGGTACGAGGTGACCCCAGAATGTTGTGTTGTCCTGAAGTGCAAG GTTGGGAACATCAAGAAGGAAACAGTTGCATTGTGGTACAAAGACGGGCGTGAGATTAAGGCAGATGAGCATCTCACTTTCTCAGAGGGAGTGCTGACCCTGGAGATTGCTCAG ATCTCAAAGAAGGATGCCGGTATCTACGAGGTGATTCTGAAGGATGACAGAGGGAAGGACTCCTCCACATTGAACCTGACGGACCAAG GTTTCAAGAACATGATGAACGAAGTGTTCAGTGTTATTG CCAACTCATCCACCGCTCTGAAGATCCAGAGCACTGAGGAGGGCATTAGACTGTACAGCTTCGTCAGCTACTACAACGACGAGCTACATGTCACCTGGCACCACAA GGATGCAGCAATAGCCTTCACGGACCGGATCAAGTGTGGCGTGGTGGGGGAACAGCTGTGGCTGCAGATTTCTGATCCCACCGACAAGGACAAGGGAAAGTACGCCATTGAGTTCTTCGATGGGAAGGGTGGTCTACGGAGAACTGTGGAGCTGTCCGGACAGG CATTTGATGACGCCTATGCAGAGTTCCAGAGACTCAA AGCGGCTGCTA
- the myom1b gene encoding myomesin-1 isoform X5 has protein sequence MSGSIPFYQKNHRHYDRGYRSKEMESAVSQYQASSSSYAARSSSTSRGLRVSSYSGLEESRLSPIPKRSKPTYLAVDRENQIIGYVVPIFRGSQEFASGLSDTEEARMKESAGHMARRNLFTSGLEMERTEQSSRKTAMRESAERISLSKRIHENEEYHKRMNEDSLMHTPEFVIKPRSHTVWEKQCVRLHCTVSGWPDPRVVWYKNNVTIDPLAQPGKYKLVSSYNVHSLEINRCDFDDTAQYRASAMNSKGELSAFASVVVKRFKGEVDEALPSPRSSAASGSKDGIVSEYGITFQTHIVEKFDVAFGREGETLSLGCTVIIYPNLQRYQPEVQWYRDDVLLSPSKWTHMHWSGDRATMTLTHLNKEDEGLYTLRITTKSGYETHSAYVFVRDADAEVEGAPGAPLDVRCQDANKDYVIVTWKQPAVDRGSSIMGYFVDRCEVGTTHWSQCNDTPIKFARFPVTGLVEGRSYTFRVRAVNKSGMSRPSRASEPVAAMDPGDRARMRGTSAPWTGQIIVTEEEPAEGVVPGVPAELEVTEATKNYVVLSWKPPGERGHEGVMYYVEKCVSGTDSWQRVNTEIPVKSPRFALFDLAEGKSYSFRVRCCNSAGVGEPSNPTEPTTVGDKLDIPAPPGRVVPIRNTDTSVVVSWEASREAKELVGYYIEASIVGSNVWEPCNNKPVKATRFICHGLVTGETYVFKVKAVNAAGLSESSQESEPIEVKAAIGGGIPYATPAPPYGISVLECVRDAMVLAWKQPAFIGGADITGYFVDYRQVVEGVVGKWHEANIKSVTDRAYRVSDLKENMKYQFQVRAANMAGVGIPSLSSETFTCAEWTIAVPGPPHDLQAMEVRSTSLVLLWKPPVYQGRDEVNGFYIDIKEAEAPLEAWRGVNEKATDKKYMKIKILKEGETYVFRVRAQNKAGVGKASEPTEPVLAQTKPGTKDIVVDVDDDGVISMNFECANLTPDSKFVWSKNYEEITDETRITMETKGNKSKATFKTPAEDDLGIYSCLVTHTDGASSSYTLSAEELKKLLEISHDHKFPIIPLKTELAVELLEKGKVRFWLQAEKISANGKVEYVFNDNVVSQGEKYKMNFDKNTGVIEMTMESLTPADEGTFTFQLQDGKATNQSSLVLIGDVFKQLQKESEFQRKEWFRKQGPHFVEYLRYEVTPECCVVLKCKVGNIKKETVALWYKDGREIKADEHLTFSEGVLTLEIAQISKKDAGIYEVILKDDRGKDSSTLNLTDQGFKNMMNEVFSVIANSSTALKIQSTEEGIRLYSFVSYYNDELHVTWHHKDAAIAFTDRIKCGVVGEQLWLQISDPTDKDKGKYAIEFFDGKGGLRRTVELSGQAFDDAYAEFQRLKAAAIAERNRARVAGGLPDVVTIQEGKALNLTCNISGDPLPEVTWLKNDREMVSDDHYILKFESGKFASFTISTVNTADSGKYSILVKNKYGTESGDFTVSVFMPDDVGGKKK, from the exons ATGTCGGGATCCATACCTTTCTACCAGAAGAACCATCGCCACTATGATCGTGGCTACCGCAGCAAGGAGATGGAGTCGGCTGTGAGCCAATACcaggccagcagcagcagctacgCCGCCCgtagcagcagcaccagcagggg TCTTAGAGTGTCTTCCTACTCTGGGCTGGAGGAAAGCAGACTGAGCCCAATACCCAAGAGATCCAAGCCCACCTACCTGGCTGTGGACAGAGAGAATCAAATTATTGGTTATGTAGTGCCCATCTTCAGGGGCAG TCAGGAGTTTGCCAGTGGGCTTTCTGACACAGAGGAGGCCAGGATGAAGGAGAGCGCTGGGCACATGGCCCGGAGGAACCTGTTCACCAGTGggttggagatggagaggactGAACAGAGCTCCAGGAAGACGGCCATGCGCGAGTCGGCCGAGCGCATCTCTCTGAGCAAAAGG ATTCATGAAAACGAGGAGTACCACAAGCGCATGAACGAGGACAGCCTGATGCATACCCCAGAGTTTGTGATTAAGCCTCGCTCCCACACGGTGTGGGAGAAGCAGTGCGTACGTCTGCACTGCACTGTCTCCGGGTGGCCCGACCCAAGAGTCGTCTG GTACAAAAACAATGTGACAATTGACCCCCTTGCCCAACCGGGCAAGTACAAGCTCGTCAGCAGCTATAATGTGCACTCACTGGAGATCAACAG ATGTGACTTTGATGACACGGCACAGTATCGTGCGTCTGCCATGAACTCCAAAGGAGAGCTCTCCGCCTTCGCTTCTGTTGTTGTTAAGA GATTCAAGGGAGAAGTGGATGAAGCTCTCCCTTCACCCAGAT CAAGTGCAGCAAGCGGTTCTAAAG ACGGCATCGTGTCTGAGTATGGCATCACCTTCCAGACCCATATTGTGGAGAAGTTTGACGTGGCGTTCGGCCGGGAGGGGGAGACCCTGAGCCTGGGCTGCACTGTCATCATCTACCCCAACCTCCAGCGCTACCAGCCTGAGGTGCAGTGGTACAGAGACG AcgttctcctgtctccctccaagTGGACCCACATGCACTGGAGTGGTGACCGGGCCACCATGACCCTGACACACCTGAACAAGGAGGATGAGGGCCTGTACACGCTGCGCATCACCACCAAGAGCGGCTATGAAACCCACTCTGCCTACGTCTTCGTCAGAG ACGCTGATGCGGAGGTGGAAGGGGCTCCTGGTGCTCCTCTGGACGTCCGCTGTCAGGATGCCAACAAGGACTATGTCATCGTGACCTGGAAGCAGCCAGCGGTGGACAGAGGAAGCTCAATCATGGGATATTTCGTGGACAG ATGTGAGGTTGGCACTACCCACTGGAGCCAGTGCAATGACACCCCCATCAAGTTTGCCCGCTTCCCCGTGACCGGTCTGGTCGAGGGGCGTTCCTACACCTTCCGCGTCCGCGCTGTAAACAAGTCCGGCATGAGCCGCCCATCCCGCGCCTCCGAGCCCGTGGCCGCCATGGACCCGGGTGACCGCGCCCGCATGAGAG GCACCTCTGCCCCCTGGACCGGTCAGATCATCGTGACAGAGGAGGAGCCCGCCG AGGGCGTGGTTCCCGGTGTTCCAGCTGAGCTGGAGGTGACTGAGGCCACCAAGAACTATGTGGTGCTGAGCTGGAAGCCTCCTGGTGAGAGAGGCCATGAGGGCGTCATGTACTACGTGGAGAAG tgtgtgtctggcaccGACAGCTGGCAGAGGGTGAACACAGAGATCCCGGTTAAGTCTCCTCGCTTCGCCCTGTTCGACCTGGCCGAGGGGAAGTCATACAGCTTCCGTGTGCGCTGCTGCAACTCTGCTGGCGTGGGCGAGCCCTCCAACCCCACCGAACCCACCACTGTGGGAGACAAGCTGG ATATCCCAGCTCCCCCTGGTCGTGTGGTGCCCatcaggaacacagacacatccgTGGTGGTGTCCTGGGAGGCTTCCCGTGAGGCCAAGGAGCTGGTGGGATACTACATTGAGGCCAGCATTGTGGGCAGCAATGTCTGGGAGCCCtgcaacaacaagcctgtcaaaGCAACCAG GTTCATCTGCCACGGTCTGGTCACAGGAGAGACCTACGTGTTCAAGGTGAAGGCTGTGAACGCTGCAGGGCTCAGCGAGAGCTCTCAGGAGTCTGAGCCTATTGAGGTGAAGGCTGCTATTG GGGGCGGTATTCCATATG CGACCCCTGCCCCGCCCTATGGCATCAGTGTTCTGGAGTGCGTGCGTGACGCCATGGTGCTGGCCTGGAAGCAGCCGGCGTTCATCGGTGGGGCGGACATCACCGGGTACTTCGTGGACTACCGGCAGGTCGTCGAGGGAGTGGTGGGGAAGTGGCACGAGGCCAACATCAAGTCTGTCACTGACAGAGCCTACAGG GTGTCAGATCTGAAGGAGAACATGAAGTACCAGTTCCAGGTACGGGCTGCCAACATGGCAGGTGTGGGCATCCCCTCTTTGTCCAGTGAAACATTTACATGTGCGGAGTGGACCATCGCTGTGCCAG GACCCCCCCATGACCTGCAGGCCATGGAGGTACGCAGCACCTCCCTGGTGTTGCTGTGGAAACCACCCGTGTACCAGGGTCGTGATGAGGTCAACGGATTCTACATTGACATAAAGGAGGCTGAGGCACCGTTGGAGGCGTGGAGAGGAGTCAACGAGAAAGCCACAGACAAGAAGTACATGAAG ATCAAAAtcctgaaggagggagagacctaTGTGTTCCGTGTACGTGCACAGAACAAGGCCGGTGTTGGAAAGGCCTCCGAACCTACAGAACCAGTCCTGGCCCAGACCAAACCAG GTACCAAGGATATAGTCGTGGACGTTGATGATGATGGAGTGATCTCCATGAACTTCGAGTGCGCAAACCTGACCCCAGACTCTAAATTTGTGTGGTCCAAAAACTACGAAGAAATCACAGATGAGACCCGCATTACCATGGAAACCAAAGGCAACAA GTCAAAAGCCACCTTTAAAACACCTGCTGAAGACGATCTGGGCATTTACTCTTGTTTGGTCACCCACACGGATGGGGCTTCATCCAGCTACACTCTCTCCGCAGAGG AGCTGAAGAAGCTGCTTGAGATCAGTCACGACCACAAGTTCCCAA TTATTCCCCTGAAGACAGAGCTTGCAGtggagctgctggagaaggGCAAGGTTCGCTTCTGGCTGCAGGCTGAGAAGATCTCAGCCAACGGCAAAGTGGAATACGTGTTCAACGATAACGTTGTCTCTCAGGGCGAG AAGTACAAGATGAACTTTGACAAGAACACAGGTGTGATTGAGATGACCATGGAGTCCCTGACACCTGCAGACGAGGGGACCTTTACCTTCCAGCTGCAGGACGGCAAGGCCACCAACCAGTCTAGCCTGGTGCTCATTGGAGATG TGTTCAAGCAGCTGCAGAAGGAGTCTGAGTTCCAGAGGAAAGAGTGGTTCAGAAAGCAAG GTCCTCACTTTGTGGAGTACCTGAGGTACGAGGTGACCCCAGAATGTTGTGTTGTCCTGAAGTGCAAG GTTGGGAACATCAAGAAGGAAACAGTTGCATTGTGGTACAAAGACGGGCGTGAGATTAAGGCAGATGAGCATCTCACTTTCTCAGAGGGAGTGCTGACCCTGGAGATTGCTCAG ATCTCAAAGAAGGATGCCGGTATCTACGAGGTGATTCTGAAGGATGACAGAGGGAAGGACTCCTCCACATTGAACCTGACGGACCAAG GTTTCAAGAACATGATGAACGAAGTGTTCAGTGTTATTG CCAACTCATCCACCGCTCTGAAGATCCAGAGCACTGAGGAGGGCATTAGACTGTACAGCTTCGTCAGCTACTACAACGACGAGCTACATGTCACCTGGCACCACAA GGATGCAGCAATAGCCTTCACGGACCGGATCAAGTGTGGCGTGGTGGGGGAACAGCTGTGGCTGCAGATTTCTGATCCCACCGACAAGGACAAGGGAAAGTACGCCATTGAGTTCTTCGATGGGAAGGGTGGTCTACGGAGAACTGTGGAGCTGTCCGGACAGG CATTTGATGACGCCTATGCAGAGTTCCAGAGACTCAA AGCGGCTGCTA